A DNA window from Chryseobacterium sp. MEBOG06 contains the following coding sequences:
- the rluF gene encoding 23S rRNA pseudouridine(2604) synthase RluF — MEKTRINKYLSEVGYCSRRAADKLLEEGRITINGKIPELGTKVSDEDVVEVDGKPVREPQEKPVYIAFNKPVGIVCTTDTKREKNNIVDYINHPKRIFPIGRLDKPSEGLILLTSDGDIVNKILRARNNHEKEYLVRVDKPINPRFLEKMRNGVPILDTVTKKCEVEKIDDMTFRIVLTQGLNRQIRRMCEYLGYDVKKLKRIRIMNIKLDLPVGKWRDLTEEEFNVLNALLADSSKTIN; from the coding sequence ATGGAAAAGACACGTATCAATAAATATTTATCAGAAGTAGGCTACTGTTCTAGAAGAGCAGCCGATAAACTGTTGGAGGAAGGCAGAATAACAATTAACGGAAAGATTCCTGAGCTGGGAACTAAAGTTTCTGATGAAGATGTGGTAGAAGTAGATGGAAAACCTGTAAGAGAACCACAGGAAAAACCTGTTTATATAGCTTTCAATAAGCCCGTAGGAATTGTTTGTACTACAGATACAAAACGTGAAAAAAATAATATAGTAGACTACATTAACCATCCAAAAAGAATTTTTCCAATCGGACGATTGGATAAACCGAGTGAAGGGCTGATCCTTTTAACAAGTGATGGTGATATCGTTAATAAAATTCTGAGAGCGAGAAATAATCATGAGAAAGAATATCTGGTAAGGGTAGACAAACCCATCAATCCAAGATTTCTGGAGAAAATGAGAAATGGAGTCCCTATTTTGGATACGGTGACCAAAAAATGTGAGGTTGAGAAGATTGATGATATGACCTTCAGAATTGTGCTTACACAAGGACTCAACAGACAGATCAGAAGAATGTGCGAATATCTTGGGTATGATGTGAAAAAGCTGAAGAGAATTCGTATCATGAATATCAAACTGGACCTTCCTGTAGGGAAGTGGAGAGACCTGACAGAAGAAGAATTTAATGTTCTGAACGCTCTGCTGGCAGATTCCAGCAAGACAATCAACTAA
- a CDS encoding YncE family protein: MKFKFRSVLLFPLILIVLNNCQHQDDNHDSDHPSESSFYIDYRSLKGSPDGIAVIELDPESANFGNISSKLELGIGVLPHHIYYDNDAKRLFTTALGGSYLYQIKVEKNQNEPPKLVSATPIDTGENTVGENIFFTNDGRYFMTFMGGAGGPKDGSIGVFNAANNQLIKTIKAPIQTNPNKFIMYPHGISVNEEKGLMMVTSTIHPDLTTGMGNTCTLLDLNTYELKETYQVADSDTDLSSPVEVLLLRGKFPQYALATTMLGGDIWIAPYNAATKKYDAFSKIFDGSTQGLGWALEMYIDNTNKLYVSFADPGRVLVFDISNLPQLKLLKTFKADRGAHHMAFFTTKSGKEVVAVQNNLLDIPNLNSGTINVIEIRTGKNLGTVDLRARYGMLPESIEGTNGPSSYMHH; this comes from the coding sequence ATGAAATTTAAATTTAGATCAGTTCTATTGTTCCCCCTTATTTTAATTGTACTTAATAATTGCCAGCATCAGGATGATAATCACGATTCCGATCACCCAAGCGAATCTTCTTTTTATATTGACTATAGAAGCCTGAAAGGATCACCAGATGGAATAGCTGTCATAGAGCTCGATCCTGAATCTGCAAACTTCGGAAATATTAGCAGCAAACTCGAATTGGGCATTGGAGTATTACCGCATCATATTTATTACGATAACGATGCAAAAAGATTATTCACAACTGCTTTGGGAGGCAGCTATCTTTATCAGATAAAGGTAGAAAAAAATCAAAATGAACCTCCAAAATTAGTAAGTGCAACCCCCATTGATACAGGAGAGAATACAGTTGGCGAAAATATCTTTTTTACCAATGACGGAAGGTATTTTATGACCTTTATGGGAGGGGCAGGAGGGCCAAAAGATGGTAGTATCGGTGTTTTTAATGCTGCTAATAATCAACTTATCAAAACAATTAAAGCACCCATTCAAACTAACCCAAACAAATTTATAATGTATCCCCACGGTATTTCTGTAAATGAAGAAAAAGGACTCATGATGGTAACCTCTACCATTCACCCGGATCTTACTACCGGAATGGGGAATACCTGTACATTATTGGATCTGAATACCTACGAATTAAAAGAAACCTACCAGGTAGCAGACTCGGATACGGATCTGTCAAGCCCTGTTGAAGTTTTATTGCTGCGTGGAAAATTTCCTCAATATGCACTTGCTACAACGATGCTGGGGGGAGATATTTGGATCGCTCCATACAATGCTGCCACCAAAAAATACGATGCCTTTAGCAAAATATTTGACGGAAGTACACAAGGGCTGGGCTGGGCACTCGAAATGTACATTGATAATACCAACAAATTATATGTAAGCTTTGCAGATCCGGGAAGGGTACTCGTTTTTGATATAAGTAATCTTCCCCAGCTAAAACTTTTAAAAACCTTTAAGGCAGACAGGGGAGCTCACCATATGGCTTTCTTCACCACCAAATCAGGAAAAGAAGTGGTTGCCGTACAAAATAACTTGCTGGATATTCCTAACTTAAACTCCGGGACTATTAATGTAATTGAGATTCGGACAGGAAAAAATTTAGGCACAGTTGATCTGCGCGCTCGATATGGAATGCTGCCGGAATCCATTGAAGGAACTAATGGCCCTAGCAGTTATATGCATCATTAA
- a CDS encoding helix-hairpin-helix domain-containing protein, whose amino-acid sequence MMRKNYYQKLAFMVMILTILLAYQKYTSKDKESFPAVKFIAGPSLTAKVSDFDPNGLDQEKWQKLGFSEKQASTILKYKDMIGGKFISKEQLKKCFAISEEKFGDLEAFILLPETTEKSNSKKYNFIEKRSITITNSFNPDHLSAHDWEKMGFSERQSEAILKYKKYLGGSFTSKEKFKECFIISSENYHKLEPYLLLPNKTPENFNSFKINNAAKTKVRYYSFDPNQLDIDGWKALGFSEKQAITIVNYRDRNLRGGFKSPEELQKCFVISSEKFQELKPYIKFTSAPVNKEEIQQEKTDFSKIDLNTITFKQLLEFGLDERSAGSMIGFRKKLGGFVNKQQISDTYNIDKELVQKLISIAPLDASGVSKYTLTDAPEEWLKNHPYFKYSADKIIFYRISYPDDRKIWKLLKLKPEYEARMRLYLK is encoded by the coding sequence ATGATGAGAAAAAACTATTACCAAAAACTGGCTTTTATGGTCATGATATTGACTATTCTTTTAGCCTATCAGAAATATACGAGTAAGGACAAGGAATCTTTTCCTGCTGTAAAGTTTATTGCAGGGCCTTCTTTAACTGCTAAAGTCTCAGACTTTGACCCTAATGGCTTAGATCAGGAAAAGTGGCAGAAGCTTGGTTTCTCGGAAAAGCAAGCTTCTACTATACTGAAGTATAAAGATATGATCGGAGGAAAATTTATTTCCAAAGAACAGCTAAAGAAATGTTTCGCTATTTCTGAAGAGAAATTCGGTGATCTGGAAGCCTTTATATTACTTCCCGAAACCACTGAAAAAAGCAATTCAAAGAAGTATAATTTTATTGAAAAGAGAAGTATTACCATTACAAATTCATTCAATCCTGACCATCTTTCTGCTCATGACTGGGAAAAAATGGGTTTCAGTGAAAGACAGAGTGAGGCCATTCTGAAATACAAAAAGTATCTGGGTGGAAGTTTTACCAGTAAAGAGAAGTTTAAAGAATGTTTTATAATTTCTTCAGAAAATTACCATAAGCTTGAGCCTTATTTGCTATTACCGAACAAAACACCTGAAAATTTCAACAGTTTTAAAATAAATAATGCGGCCAAAACAAAAGTCAGGTACTATTCTTTTGATCCTAATCAATTGGATATTGACGGCTGGAAAGCACTCGGATTTTCAGAAAAGCAGGCTATAACTATTGTTAACTACCGCGATCGGAATTTGCGGGGAGGTTTTAAAAGCCCTGAAGAACTGCAAAAGTGCTTTGTTATTTCGTCTGAAAAATTTCAGGAACTAAAGCCTTACATAAAATTCACCTCTGCTCCTGTAAACAAGGAGGAAATTCAACAGGAGAAAACCGATTTTTCAAAAATTGATCTTAATACCATTACTTTTAAACAGCTCCTGGAGTTCGGGCTGGACGAGAGAAGTGCGGGTTCTATGATCGGTTTTCGGAAAAAGCTGGGAGGTTTCGTCAATAAACAGCAGATTTCAGATACTTACAATATTGATAAGGAATTGGTTCAGAAACTTATTTCCATAGCGCCTCTGGACGCCTCCGGGGTCTCCAAATACACATTGACAGATGCCCCTGAAGAATGGCTGAAAAATCATCCTTATTTTAAATATTCAGCAGACAAAATTATCTTCTACCGGATCAGCTATCCCGATGACAGAAAAATATGGAAGCTTTTAAAACTGAAACCGGAATATGAGGCGAGGATGAGATTATATTTAAAATAA